A genomic window from Quercus lobata isolate SW786 chromosome 10, ValleyOak3.0 Primary Assembly, whole genome shotgun sequence includes:
- the LOC115963627 gene encoding phosphatidylinositol 4-phosphate 5-kinase 2-like yields the protein MQETILSVLSDQQPNNKKKSEEDDEEEEVELVVPPPCLVVGRTRSPSGSRRVSPTASPTTVEKLLPNGDLYNGTYSGNVPHGHGKYLWSNGCMYEGEWKKGKASGKGKLSWPSGATYEGDFKSGKMDGFGTFIGIDGHTYKGSWIADRKHGYGEKFYANGDIYRGFWKRNLQDGQGRYMWSNGNEYEGEWKNGIISGNGVLVLSNGDKFDMCWENGVPKPKGNGNIVNVNATRKRSSVDVVENVDLDVVRNVNLFPRICIWELDAEAGDITCDIVDNVEAASMFCKDGKEEQCVNHGNWGWQTPPSPGLMANDEEVKKPGQKVSKGHKNYDLMINLQMGIRYTVGKDASMVRELRPGDFDPMEKFWTRFPPEGSKCTPPHQSVDFKWKDYCPMVFRHLRELFGIDAADYMLAICGNDALRELSSPGKSGSVFYLTQDDRFMIKTVRKSEVKVLIRMLPSYHQHVCQYKNSLLTKFYGVHCVKPVGGQKTRFIVMGNLFCSEYRIHKRFDLKGSSYGRTTDKPEGKIDETTTFKDLDLNYVFHLERSWFQELIRQIDRDCEFLERERIMDYSLLIGVHFRDDYSSDEMKMSPFNLDSGKSDTQHEQRGYLIGKVELQDSDWIIVGGGPPIRLGANMPARAEEKVPRVGLDQHSGSGSESSNSTSTPPQCGGEVFDVILYFGIIDILQDYDISKKLEHAYKSLQVDPTSISAVDPKLYSKRFRDFIHRIFVKDKS from the exons ATGCAAGAGACAATCCTAAGTGTTCTTTCCGACCAACAACCCAACAACAAGAAAAAATccgaagaagatgatgaagaagaagaagtggagtTGGTGGTACCACCGCCATGTCTGGTGGTTGGTCGGACTCGATCCCCAAGTGGGTCGAGGCGCGTGTCTCCCACGGCCTCTCCTACCACCGTGGAGAAATTACTTCCAAATGGAGATTTGTACAATGGAACATATTCAGGGAACGTGCCACACGGTCATGGCAAATATCTGTGGTCAAATGGGTGCATGTACGAAGGTGAGTGGAAGAAAGGGAAAGCGAGTGGGAAAGGGAAGCTTTCATGGCCATCAGGAGCTACCTATGAAGGTGATTTCAAGTCTGGGAAAATGGATGGGTTTGGTACTTTTATTGGAATCGACGGTCACACTTACAAAGGGTCTTGGATTGCAGATCGAAAGCATGGATATGGTGAAAAGTTTTATGCCAATGGGGATATCTACAGAGGGTTTTGgaaaaggaatttgcaggatggTCAAGGAAGGTACATGTGGAGCAATGGGAATGAGTATGAGGGTGAATGGAAGAATGGGATTATTTCTGGAAATGGGGTTTTGGTTTTGAGCAATGGGGATAAGTTTGATATGTGTTGGGAAAATGGGGTCCCGAAACCGAAAGGGAATGGTAATATTGTGAATGTGAACGCTACTAGGAAAAGGTCTTCAGTGGATGTGGTGGAGAATGTGGATTTGGATGTGGTGAGGAATGTGAATCTATTCCCTAGGATTTGTATATGGGAATTGGATGCTGAGGCTGGGGATATTACTTGTGATATTGTGGATAATGTGGAGGCTGCGTCTATGTTTTGTAAGGATGGGAAGGAAGAGCAGTGTGTGAATCATGGAAATTGGGGTTGGCAGACACCCCCGAGTCCTGGTTTGATGGCTAATGATGAGGAAGTTAAGAAACCGGGTCAGAAGGTTTCCAAGGGACACAAGAACTACGATTTGATGATCAATCTCCAAATGGGTATTAG ATACACTGTTGGAAAGGATGCTTCAATGGTGAGGGAACTTAGGCCAGGGGATTTTGATCCCATGGAAAAGTTTTGGACAAGGTTTCCACCTGAAGGATCCAAGTGTACGCCGCCACATCAATCAGTGGACTTCAAATGGAAGGATTATTGTCCCATGGTGTTTag ACATCTGAGGGAATTGTTTGGAATAGATGCTGCGGATTACATGCTTGCTATTTGTGGAAATGATGCGCTTAGGGAATTGTCTTCTCCTGGGAAAAGTGGAAGTGTATTCTACCTTACTCAGGATGACCGGTTTATGATCAAAACTGTCAGGAAATCTGAAGTCAAG GTGCTTATTAGGATGCTTCCAAGCTACCACCAACATGTTTGTCAGTACAAGAATTCCTTGCTAACAAAATTCTATGGCGTTCATTGTGTCAAACCAGTTGGTGGTCAAAAG ACACGTTTCATCGTGATGGGTAATCTCTTTTGTTCGGAGTACCGAATCCACAAACGATTTGACCTCAAAGGATCTTCTTATGGCCGCACCACTGATAAGCCTGAGGGGAAAATAGATGAGACAACTACATTCAAAGACCTTGATCTGAATTATGTGTTTCACTTGGAACGATCATGGTTTCAAGAACTTATCCG GCAAATTGATAGAGACTGTGAATTCTTGGAACGGGAGAGAATCATGGATTACAGTCTTTTAATAGGTGTTCACTTCCGTGATGATTACTCAAGTGATGAGATGAAGATGTCACCATTCAATTTGGATTCAG GCAAAAGTGATACGCAACATGAGCAGAGAGGATATCTAATAGGCAAAGTAGAGTTGCAAGATAGTGATTGGATTATTGTTGGCGG GGGACCACCTATCAGGTTAGGGGCAAACATGCCTGCTAGAGCAGAAGAGAAGGTGCCAAGGGTTGGATTGGATCAACATTCAGGGAGTGGGAGTGAAAGTAGCAATTCAACATCAACACCTCCACAGTGTGGTGGGGAGGTCTTTGACGTGATTCTTTATTTTGGTATCATTGACATTCTCCAAGATTATGATATTAGCAAAAAGCTAGAACATGCTTACAAGTCCTTGCAAGTGGATCCCACCTCCATCTCAGCTGTTGATCCGAAGCTATATTCCAAAAGATTCCGAGACTTCATTCACAGAATTTTTGTGAAGGACAAGTCataa